A single genomic interval of Brevibacillus brevis harbors:
- a CDS encoding acyl-CoA carboxylase subunit beta: protein MVALMSNNMYEKIDELMERKYKIQLGGGDARIDAQHNRGKLTARERIELLLDPDTFMELNPFVEHRATHFGLDQMEAPGEGVVTGYGKINGRPVYLFAQDFTVFGGALGEMHAMKIAKVMDLAAKNGAPFIGLNDSGGARIQEGVSSLDGYGTIFYRNAIYSGVIPQISVILGPCAGGAVYSPAITDFVFMVEKTSQMFITGPKVIETVTGEKISAEDLGGAKVHSTVSGNAHFTAETEQEVLEGVRRLLSFLPQNNRDRAPVIKAEENNGWQEELLELVPAESTKVYDVRKVIEKIVDHGDFMEVQPNFARNIVIGLARIDGHSVGIIANQPKVMAGGLDIHSSDKLARFIRFCDCFNIPLLTFEDVSGFFPGINQEHGGIIRHGAKILYAYSEATVPKITVILRKAYGGAYVALNSKSIGADVVYAWPNAEIAVMGPEGAANVIFAKEIEQSEDPAATRAEKIALYREKFANPYVAASLGMVDDVIDPRETRQKVAQALEMLRNKQEDRPYKKHGNIPL from the coding sequence ATGGTGGCCCTTATGAGTAACAATATGTACGAAAAAATTGATGAATTGATGGAACGTAAATATAAAATCCAGCTTGGTGGCGGAGATGCTCGTATCGATGCTCAGCATAACCGCGGCAAGTTGACTGCCCGCGAGCGGATCGAGCTTCTGCTTGACCCAGACACCTTTATGGAGCTGAACCCGTTTGTTGAGCATCGTGCTACACATTTTGGTCTCGACCAGATGGAGGCACCGGGCGAAGGCGTCGTGACAGGCTACGGAAAAATCAACGGTCGTCCTGTCTATTTGTTCGCGCAGGATTTCACGGTATTTGGCGGTGCTCTGGGTGAGATGCACGCGATGAAAATTGCCAAGGTGATGGATTTGGCAGCGAAAAACGGCGCCCCCTTTATCGGTCTGAACGACTCAGGAGGCGCACGCATCCAAGAAGGGGTAAGCTCGCTGGATGGCTATGGCACGATTTTTTACCGTAATGCTATTTACTCCGGTGTGATTCCGCAAATCTCTGTCATCCTCGGTCCGTGTGCAGGAGGAGCGGTATACTCTCCAGCGATTACGGATTTCGTGTTCATGGTAGAGAAGACGAGTCAAATGTTCATCACAGGGCCAAAAGTGATCGAAACCGTTACAGGTGAAAAAATTTCCGCAGAGGATCTAGGGGGAGCCAAAGTCCATTCGACGGTGAGCGGCAATGCCCATTTTACGGCAGAGACCGAACAGGAAGTATTGGAAGGTGTGCGCAGGCTACTCAGCTTCCTGCCACAAAACAATCGCGATCGCGCACCTGTGATAAAAGCAGAGGAGAATAATGGTTGGCAAGAGGAGCTCCTGGAGCTGGTACCTGCTGAAAGCACCAAAGTATACGATGTACGTAAGGTCATCGAAAAAATCGTGGATCACGGTGATTTTATGGAAGTACAGCCGAACTTTGCCCGCAATATCGTTATCGGTCTGGCGCGTATCGATGGACACAGTGTCGGCATTATCGCCAACCAGCCGAAGGTCATGGCAGGCGGACTGGACATCCATTCATCGGATAAGCTGGCACGGTTCATTCGTTTTTGCGACTGCTTCAACATTCCGCTCTTGACCTTTGAAGATGTCTCTGGCTTTTTCCCGGGAATCAATCAGGAGCACGGCGGGATTATCCGTCACGGTGCGAAAATCTTGTATGCCTACTCCGAAGCAACGGTTCCCAAAATCACCGTGATTCTCCGCAAAGCTTACGGAGGCGCTTATGTGGCCCTCAACTCCAAGTCCATTGGAGCAGATGTCGTGTATGCTTGGCCGAATGCAGAGATCGCCGTCATGGGTCCCGAGGGGGCAGCCAACGTCATTTTTGCAAAAGAAATCGAACAAAGTGAGGACCCGGCTGCGACTCGCGCAGAGAAAATTGCCCTCTACCGTGAAAAGTTCGCCAATCCATATGTCGCGGCAAGTCTCGGAATGGTAGATGATGTCATCGATCCGCGTGAAACCCGCCAAAAGGTGGCGCAAGCCTTGGAAATGCTTAGAAACAAGCAGGAAGACCGTCCGTACAAAAAGCACGGGAACATCCCACTTTAG
- a CDS encoding acetyl-CoA carboxylase biotin carboxyl carrier protein encodes MKLHELREFIKLVNQSSIEELEWEKGKTRIVIKKSAPVEVVAGNVPVQVGEVEHGYQEAAATAESVDVVAEVPKEVTQQVMSLGVGLFYAEVTIGQTVKAGEKVGRCTADALQLSVDITTPVSGIITEILVVDGQFVDYGKALLVVKTQ; translated from the coding sequence ATGAAGCTGCATGAACTGCGTGAATTCATCAAGCTGGTGAATCAGTCTTCCATTGAGGAGCTGGAATGGGAGAAGGGCAAGACCCGCATCGTGATCAAGAAAAGCGCACCAGTCGAAGTCGTGGCTGGGAATGTGCCTGTACAGGTGGGAGAAGTGGAGCATGGCTATCAGGAGGCAGCCGCCACTGCTGAGTCCGTCGATGTCGTTGCTGAGGTACCTAAGGAAGTGACACAACAGGTCATGTCTTTAGGAGTAGGTCTGTTCTATGCGGAAGTGACCATAGGGCAGACTGTTAAAGCTGGCGAAAAGGTTGGACGATGCACGGCTGATGCTCTTCAGCTATCTGTCGACATTACGACTCCCGTTAGCGGCATTATCACGGAAATTCTCGTCGTGGATGGTCAATTTGTCGATTACGGAAAAGCATTGCTCGTTGTCAAAACTCAGTAG
- the accC gene encoding acetyl-CoA carboxylase biotin carboxylase subunit, producing MFTKVLIANRGEIAVRIIRACQELGIRTIAVFSEADREALHVELADEAYCIGPTASKDSYLNMARIMTVALHTKADAIHPGYGFLAENASFAQLCQDCSITFIGPDPEAITKMGDKAVAKATMSQANVPLVPGTDGLIEDIDEALQVAEKIGYPVIVKATAGGGGRGMRVAFDADELSKAIRQAQKEAETAFGNAGVYLEKYVEEPRHVEIQIMGDKHGNAVYLGERDCSIQRRHQKLVEEAPSPALDQSLREQMGQAAVAAAKAVSYHGAGTVEFLLDKHGQFYFMEMNTRIQVEHPVTEMITGIDLIKEQISVAAGNPLSFSQEDVKINGWAIECRINAENPAKNFMPSPGKVINYLPPGGYGVRVDSAVYPGYEISPFYDSMVAKLIVWGTDRNEALARMKRALGEFVIEGVHTTVPFHEKLLEHPDFVAGNFATNFLEKNTLEL from the coding sequence ATGTTTACGAAAGTATTGATTGCCAATCGCGGCGAAATCGCTGTCCGCATTATTCGCGCGTGTCAGGAACTAGGGATACGTACAATCGCTGTCTTTTCTGAGGCGGATCGGGAAGCATTGCACGTAGAATTGGCGGATGAAGCGTATTGCATCGGACCTACGGCGTCCAAGGACAGCTATTTGAACATGGCACGGATTATGACGGTTGCTCTTCACACCAAGGCAGACGCTATCCACCCGGGTTATGGCTTCTTGGCGGAAAACGCTTCGTTTGCCCAGCTTTGCCAAGATTGCTCGATTACCTTTATCGGTCCCGATCCCGAAGCGATCACCAAAATGGGTGACAAAGCCGTAGCAAAAGCAACGATGAGTCAAGCGAATGTTCCATTAGTTCCGGGCACAGACGGCTTGATTGAAGACATAGATGAAGCCTTGCAGGTGGCGGAGAAAATTGGCTATCCTGTCATCGTAAAAGCAACGGCTGGAGGCGGCGGCAGAGGGATGCGTGTCGCTTTTGATGCCGATGAGTTGTCCAAGGCGATTCGGCAAGCCCAGAAAGAAGCGGAGACGGCATTCGGTAACGCCGGCGTCTACTTGGAAAAATACGTGGAAGAGCCGCGGCATGTGGAGATTCAAATCATGGGCGACAAGCACGGCAACGCTGTGTACTTGGGAGAGCGGGATTGCTCCATTCAGCGTCGTCATCAAAAGCTGGTAGAGGAAGCGCCATCTCCTGCGCTAGACCAAAGTCTGCGTGAGCAAATGGGGCAAGCCGCGGTAGCGGCAGCCAAAGCGGTTTCGTACCACGGAGCAGGTACAGTTGAATTTTTGCTAGACAAGCATGGCCAATTTTACTTCATGGAAATGAATACACGGATTCAGGTAGAGCATCCCGTGACAGAAATGATTACAGGGATTGACTTGATCAAAGAACAAATATCTGTCGCAGCGGGCAATCCGTTATCTTTCTCACAAGAAGACGTGAAAATCAACGGATGGGCAATCGAGTGCCGAATCAACGCAGAGAATCCTGCGAAAAACTTTATGCCATCACCAGGCAAGGTTATCAATTACTTGCCGCCTGGCGGTTACGGTGTGCGCGTGGACAGTGCGGTATATCCTGGCTACGAAATCTCTCCCTTTTATGATTCGATGGTCGCCAAGCTGATCGTTTGGGGAACAGATCGCAACGAAGCATTGGCTCGCATGAAGCGGGCGCTAGGTGAGTTTGTCATCGAAGGCGTGCATACGACGGTTCCCTTCCATGAGAAGCTGCTGGAGCACCCTGACTTTGTCGCAGGGAATTTCGCTACGAATTTTCTGGAGAAAAATACGCTGGAATTGTAA
- a CDS encoding TrmB family transcriptional regulator, which yields MIDELRKIGLSDLEARCYLVLHEEPKISGYEVAKKVSVSRTNVYAALRALTEKGMCRMIESEPVLYDAVPIEQLIRLLQSEFDQTTRVLQEQLKSTPRTSPSFYNWQGDKAIETAIKRIISNASKSIVVDIWSEDVHWVEEPLVEAEKQGVAVTLISIGECHAKLKNVVVHKRSAEWNQVQSRKFSILCDAHSALLGSFGRGIKPTILETDHPSLIELLQNAFYHDIIMGQIEKDFSQVLEEKYGSDYARIITPYREYL from the coding sequence TTGATTGATGAGCTTCGAAAAATCGGATTGTCAGACCTGGAAGCCAGATGTTATTTGGTGCTTCACGAGGAACCCAAAATATCTGGATATGAAGTGGCCAAGAAAGTTTCCGTCTCTCGGACAAACGTATATGCTGCACTTCGAGCATTAACAGAAAAGGGCATGTGCCGCATGATCGAATCGGAGCCTGTTCTTTATGATGCAGTACCGATCGAGCAGTTGATTCGTTTGTTACAATCGGAATTTGATCAAACAACCCGCGTCCTTCAAGAACAGCTGAAATCCACTCCCAGAACGTCTCCTTCCTTTTATAATTGGCAAGGTGATAAAGCGATTGAAACAGCCATCAAACGTATCATCTCAAATGCAAGCAAAAGCATTGTTGTCGATATTTGGTCTGAAGATGTTCATTGGGTAGAGGAACCATTGGTAGAAGCAGAAAAACAAGGGGTTGCTGTCACGCTAATATCCATTGGCGAATGCCATGCAAAGCTAAAAAATGTTGTCGTACATAAAAGGAGTGCGGAATGGAATCAAGTGCAATCCAGGAAGTTCTCTATTCTTTGCGATGCACATTCGGCATTGCTGGGCAGCTTTGGGCGTGGGATCAAGCCCACTATTCTGGAGACGGACCACCCGTCACTCATTGAATTGCTGCAAAATGCCTTCTACCATGACATTATCATGGGTCAGATCGAGAAGGATTTCAGCCAAGTGCTGGAAGAGAAATATGGGAGTGACTATGCACGTATTATCACCCCTTACAGGGAATACTTATAA
- a CDS encoding MFS transporter: MLPFLRSRSKQLHASTTQIQFIVASYVLSYAVLLIAGARLGDWQGRKRMFLVGMGIFIVASALCGISMSGGFLIFSRVIQGIGAAILIPQVLSIIQVIFPPEERGKAIGFYGAVWDKDSLGPR, from the coding sequence ATGTTGCCATTCCTACGATCCAGGAGCAAGCAGCTTCATGCGAGTACAACACAAATACAATTCATTGTGGCATCCTACGTACTGTCTTATGCCGTATTATTGATTGCCGGAGCTCGCTTAGGGGATTGGCAAGGAAGAAAAAGGATGTTCCTTGTAGGCATGGGGATATTTATTGTGGCTTCGGCGTTGTGTGGGATTTCAATGAGTGGGGGCTTCCTCATTTTTTCACGCGTAATCCAGGGTATTGGGGCAGCGATATTGATACCTCAGGTGTTGTCGATTATTCAGGTGATTTTTCCGCCTGAGGAGAGAGGAAAGGCTATAGGCTTTTATGGCGCTGTTTGGGACAAGGATTCGTTGGGGCCCCGCTGA
- a CDS encoding DUF4274 domain-containing protein — MEWVNVSKTKDLEIVRAAVDQLDINERDQRGRTPLMLFITNRMPPEAIQMLLDKGAELEAEDKLGDTALKKAVKFKQVEAVKRLLQQGAELDSQHGILATAWNAARNDKAIADLLLETKGAVRLTLSTEEEETVDDILYEESEQKRCQKIKLLDSSVLLHAVVNGYNWDNGPEAMIAAFENPACATITLLDMYEWMDADYWLEMDEEEIAESEERKRWRMLAIQLKEKLADEWDRG; from the coding sequence ATGGAATGGGTAAATGTCAGTAAGACAAAGGATCTAGAGATCGTGCGAGCAGCAGTGGATCAATTAGATATTAACGAACGGGATCAACGCGGGCGAACACCGTTGATGCTTTTTATCACAAATCGAATGCCGCCAGAAGCGATTCAGATGCTTTTGGATAAAGGCGCAGAGCTGGAGGCGGAAGACAAGCTGGGCGATACAGCGTTGAAAAAAGCCGTCAAATTCAAGCAGGTCGAAGCCGTAAAACGACTGCTACAACAGGGAGCCGAGCTTGACTCTCAGCATGGCATTTTGGCCACTGCCTGGAATGCGGCCAGGAACGACAAAGCGATTGCAGACCTGCTGCTCGAAACGAAAGGCGCAGTACGTTTAACACTGTCTACTGAGGAAGAGGAAACGGTAGACGATATTTTATATGAGGAATCTGAGCAGAAGCGGTGCCAAAAAATAAAACTGCTTGATTCATCTGTCCTCCTTCATGCTGTAGTGAATGGCTACAACTGGGATAACGGACCGGAGGCGATGATTGCGGCCTTTGAGAACCCTGCCTGTGCAACGATCACTCTTTTGGATATGTATGAATGGATGGATGCCGACTATTGGCTGGAAATGGATGAGGAGGAAATCGCGGAATCGGAGGAACGAAAACGCTGGAGAATGCTCGCCATCCAATTAAAAGAGAAACTGGCAGATGAATGGGATAGGGGTTGA
- a CDS encoding MFS transporter yields the protein MATFFLIMIYLSFISLGLPDSLLGAAWPVMQEEYGAAFGVAGVINIVIASGTIVSSLMSGALLKRLGTGQITLISCLMTAAALLGFSFAPSIIWLMVLALPLGLGAGSVDAALNHYVATHYQAHHMSWLHCFWGVGATLGPIIMSGFMRDHDLWRNGYLTISLIQFALVVLLAITLPLWKRMENIQRHAVKESQVQPSHGQVEQPLRTKGVKLTLLTFLFYCGAEASVGLWGSSFLVNAKELPAAVAAVWVAMYYGGITVGRFITGFVTFKVSNRVLIRSGLLVSLAGAALLMLPLPTFCSLIGFLLLGLGFAPIYPCMLHDTPERFGKEQTQKLMGYQMAVAYTGATLLPPLLGWLAAQTTVSILPFFTAFYIVFMLYGSERVNRIMKQRTAQSEMI from the coding sequence GTGGCAACATTCTTTTTGATCATGATTTACTTGTCGTTTATCAGCTTGGGCCTTCCTGATTCGTTACTGGGGGCAGCTTGGCCAGTCATGCAAGAAGAATATGGCGCGGCATTTGGTGTGGCAGGTGTGATCAACATTGTGATTGCGTCTGGAACAATCGTATCTAGCTTGATGAGCGGTGCATTATTAAAACGTTTGGGGACAGGACAGATCACGCTGATTAGCTGTTTGATGACGGCGGCAGCCTTGCTCGGATTTTCTTTTGCCCCATCGATTATATGGTTGATGGTATTGGCATTACCTCTGGGACTAGGAGCGGGCTCTGTAGATGCAGCACTAAATCATTATGTTGCCACGCATTATCAAGCCCATCATATGAGCTGGCTGCATTGCTTCTGGGGGGTGGGTGCTACGCTCGGCCCCATTATTATGTCTGGCTTTATGCGAGATCATGATTTATGGCGGAATGGATACTTGACCATTTCGCTCATTCAATTTGCGTTAGTCGTACTTCTAGCGATTACACTTCCTTTGTGGAAACGGATGGAGAACATACAGAGACACGCTGTCAAAGAGTCACAGGTTCAGCCGTCTCATGGGCAGGTAGAGCAACCGTTACGGACAAAGGGCGTCAAGCTGACATTGCTGACCTTTCTCTTCTATTGTGGGGCTGAAGCCTCGGTGGGATTATGGGGGAGTAGCTTTTTGGTAAATGCGAAAGAGCTACCTGCGGCTGTGGCGGCAGTGTGGGTAGCTATGTATTACGGTGGCATTACGGTTGGGCGATTTATCACGGGCTTTGTTACCTTCAAAGTGAGCAACCGCGTCCTGATTCGCAGTGGACTTCTCGTATCGTTAGCTGGGGCAGCGCTGTTGATGTTGCCATTACCGACTTTTTGTTCGTTGATCGGTTTTCTATTACTTGGGTTAGGCTTTGCTCCGATTTATCCCTGTATGCTGCACGATACTCCTGAACGCTTTGGGAAAGAGCAAACGCAAAAGCTGATGGGCTATCAGATGGCAGTTGCGTACACGGGTGCCACACTACTGCCTCCGTTGCTAGGGTGGCTTGCTGCACAGACGACCGTTTCGATTTTACCGTTTTTTACAGCCTTCTACATTGTGTTCATGCTATATGGTTCTGAGAGAGTCAATCGAATCATGAAGCAACGGACTGCCCAGTCAGAAATGATCTAG
- a CDS encoding TetR/AcrR family transcriptional regulator gives MNRRRLTQAERKQETRQLLIDAAIETFAQLGFHGASVDKIADHAGFTKGAVYAHFQSKEDLFLAILEGQMQLHVSNIHHVIDHQPSLSHFIEAMDAYFMSVQQQNRTWTMLNLEFLLYAMREESVRKRWSNMIIESVQHLSKAIQTLMPKESDSTLSADEMAWTILALENGMSIFYYISGDQAPLSLYGKALQNMLSSK, from the coding sequence ATGAACAGACGCAGATTAACCCAGGCAGAGCGTAAACAGGAAACACGGCAATTGCTCATTGACGCAGCCATTGAGACCTTTGCTCAGTTAGGCTTCCACGGAGCTTCCGTTGATAAAATTGCAGACCATGCGGGTTTTACCAAAGGAGCTGTTTATGCTCATTTTCAGTCCAAAGAAGATCTCTTTCTCGCTATTTTGGAAGGTCAGATGCAATTACATGTGTCCAATATCCATCATGTAATTGATCACCAGCCATCATTATCGCATTTTATCGAAGCCATGGACGCCTATTTTATGTCCGTTCAGCAACAAAATCGCACGTGGACCATGCTGAACCTGGAATTTTTGCTTTATGCCATGCGTGAAGAGTCTGTTCGAAAGCGATGGTCGAACATGATCATCGAGTCGGTACAGCATCTTTCCAAGGCCATACAAACATTGATGCCAAAAGAAAGTGACTCTACTCTATCCGCGGATGAAATGGCATGGACGATTCTTGCTCTTGAGAATGGCATGAGCATCTTCTATTACATTAGCGGCGACCAGGCACCCCTGTCTTTATACGGAAAAGCTTTGCAAAACATGCTATCGTCAAAATAG